A window of the Halodesulfovibrio sp. MK-HDV genome harbors these coding sequences:
- a CDS encoding AzlC family ABC transporter permease: protein MSKTRSTKESFLTGASTIIPVMPGIVPFGMLTGVVTIAAGISPLKAIFMTIFMFAGAAQVSVAQLMTENSSAIIIVATAIMINLRFVMYSASITPHLGPLSPWQRYISRTLCQIKRTRFPLWNSHRRAANITSSPSSPVRVHLSM from the coding sequence ATGTCAAAAACTCGCTCTACTAAAGAATCCTTCCTCACCGGCGCAAGCACCATCATCCCAGTAATGCCGGGCATTGTTCCCTTCGGTATGCTTACTGGGGTCGTTACAATTGCCGCCGGAATTTCTCCGCTCAAAGCCATTTTCATGACAATTTTCATGTTCGCCGGAGCCGCACAGGTTTCCGTTGCCCAACTTATGACAGAGAACAGTTCAGCCATCATTATCGTGGCTACAGCCATCATGATCAATTTGCGCTTTGTCATGTACAGTGCGTCAATTACGCCGCACCTCGGTCCATTAAGTCCTTGGCAGCGCTATATCTCTCGTACACTTTGTCAGATCAAGCGTACGCGGTTTCCATTGTGGAATTCACACAGAAGAGCAGCAAACATCACAAGCTCCCCTTCTTCGCCGGTGCGTGTACATCTCTCTATGTAA
- a CDS encoding AzlD domain-containing protein — protein MSNSTFWIVISVIGVATIIMRGSFILTADRFKLSDKFTDILKFIPASVLAALVAPAIFYHEGMVDALQGKERLLAGIIALLVAYKTRNIFFTILTGMGTLYLMQYLF, from the coding sequence ATGAGTAATAGCACGTTCTGGATTGTTATTTCCGTCATCGGTGTCGCTACCATTATTATGCGCGGTTCTTTTATCCTTACGGCAGATCGATTCAAGCTTAGTGACAAGTTTACAGATATTCTCAAGTTCATTCCAGCGTCAGTGCTTGCGGCACTTGTCGCACCAGCAATTTTCTACCATGAAGGCATGGTTGACGCTTTACAGGGTAAAGAACGCCTGCTCGCCGGAATTATTGCCTTACTTGTTGCATACAAAACGCGAAATATTTTTTTCACCATTCTTACCGGAATGGGAACATTGTATTTGATGCAGTACTTGTTCTAG